In Plasmodium coatneyi strain Hackeri chromosome 4, complete sequence, the genomic window AGCACGCCAGGGGAAGAATGCCTAATGAACAATATAAAagaggagggagaaaattttaaaaataatgaaatggCATTGTGTTTCAAAAGACCTAAAGGTGAAGGTCCATTTGGAGACAACTACAATGACTCCCCTCCAGATGTCACAAGGAACGTTTTTCACCTCCTGAATTATAAGCTAAAAAAGTTcagtggaaaaaattgtcttaACAGCCACGCAGAGGTGACTGTTCTATTGAACCACTTCCTAAAGGTGGTGAGGATTATAAACCACCACAGGAAGATGCTGCAGGGGGTGTACGGGCACCGGTTTAAGGTCCCCAGTGAGACTTGCCTGAGGAATTACTTTGAAGCCAAGTTTCCTTTTATACAATGCTACAGGAATAGGATCTATGAGTTGGCGGACGGGGGGGAtggagaggaggaagagaaggaagaggatgaCGAAGTGGAAGAGGGggatggaaaggaaaaggacggTGTGAAGGTGGAAGTGGAAACCACAGTCGTAGTAACAGCCAATGCATGTAATGGGCCACCGCTCACGGTAGATAATGCACCCAATGACGACCTACCTACTGCAGTGTTCACATCGGAGGGGCTCCTCACAAACAACGGTGCCTCCCctcctgcagaaggaacaaaaattgAGGAGAGCCAATGTGGTGGTGTGCCCCCTCTGGTTAACCACGAAAAGGTCAGCGGAAAGTCAGATATGATTAAGGAGGAATCCTGTCCGATACCAAGTTGGGAAACTTCCCAAAGAACAGTCCAAGTAGAACCCCCTGGTGATCATTTAAACGGAATGAAAGGCACAATGAAGGAAAGTTTACACTTCTCACAAGTTAACCCCCCTAGTGGTTATGTATCATTGAAGGATTGTAACAGTGGGGCAGACGGAATAAGTGTGTCGAGGTGTGTCCTGCCTAACGATAGTCCAGGCCAGGGGTACCCGTTGGGCGTTGCTGGCCCCACTGAGTACGTATCGTCCAACTCGGTTACCTACGCAATGTTGAACCCAACCACCTGCATGACAAACTACCCCTCCGCCTTCCCCTGTGAGGAGTACCAAACGTATGGCGCACAGCCGAACGGGCACACCCAGAACAACGCCCAACACCATTTCAACCCTCACGTGAATTCAGAAAATAAGTTGAATGGAGATTCCTTCGGGTGAGAAGGAGAAGCCGTTCTCTACATGGATCAATGAAGCAGGGCGAAGGGTAAAAGGTAAACATATTTGGAaagattataaaaaaaaaaaaaaaaaagaaaagttgaACGTGGAACTAACCCAGCGGGGGTGCGTtcatcattttaaaaaatgactcACCGTTTCCGTCCTTTTATTTGATGTAAAAAGGCGTTTCATtgtttaccaaaaaaaaaaaaaaaaggagaaaaaaaactccacGTTGCGtctgcacatgtgcatgtactCTCGTCCAACTCCATTTCTCACTACAAAAAGGGGCCAGACgcacattcattttttctttttttttttaagtcaattttttaattcgaaACATTTTCTTTAAGTGTAAAATGGTTCCCTTGAAATAGCGGGATGGGGTTACATCTCCTTAAGGGCGCCCCGCAGGggtgtacatacatgcagGTACACACCACACATAGGAATAGGGACATTTATTCCTCCAGACATgacattcttccattttgtgaaaaaaaaaaaaaaaaaaacgtcacTTAAATGTTCAGTTATTCCAATATAATTGTGGCGCCCAGTTCCTCgaacttctttttcatttcttctgcCTTTTCCGCGGGCACGTCTAAGGGGGGGATGAATGGAATGCAAATGGGTCAACAGATGGGTCAACAAATGGGATACGAATGTTGTGCAAATGGGATGCAAATGTTGTGCGAATGGAAGCCTTACTCTTTTGCACGTAGAACGGGGCGCTCTCCACCATGTCCTTTGCCTCCTTCAAACCGACGTTGGTTATTTTGCGAATTTCTTTAATCgtgttaattttattttttgcgtcGAAGTTTTCCAACTTTACGTTGAATGTACttttggagttttttttttcttccttttttgtgcctgcctgttcatttttttccgctgTTCCTAGATTGGGCGTGCCACCCGGTGGAACAGCAGTGACAGGATTGGGGAAAGGAGAGTTCATTCCTGGGGATAAATTTGGGACAGAGAACCCCCCTGCGGCGAAGAAGCCAGCGGGATGTGGAAACGGGTTCCTATTCAAAAAAACGGAATTATTGAATTGCTTCTCTCCGTCTAACTTCTCCTGGCACAGGTCACACAAATCTGCTGCTTCGATTAGAGTTAGGTTTAAAATTTCATCGACAAGCTTTAACACTTTTTTGGAtggcttccttttctttgagTCGCTTTCTTCAGTGCCTTCCTCGCTTTCGTTGCTTCTGCTTatgtcctttattttgtcgaACAGATTGAAGCTGCTGTTTGGGGCATTTCCCATCATTCTTCTTGTCTGCAGAGTTTTGCTGGTCCAGAGGTCTACCCCACTGAGCGCACCTGCGCTTATGGCTGCATTTGTTGCGTGTGCACCATTTTGGCGCAACCTCGCACTATAGAGGACGTTTTTTACcagtgcgttttttttcattcttggGGTTGAGAGGTTGTGTGTAGGGTGGTGCCACGTGGGTAATTCGGTTCACCAATTTGGTCGGGCTCTCCGGGTtagatttttttccccgttgcACCGATCTGTATTCTCCCCCTTCACAAACGAAGCAAGCGCTATTTGTCTGTGAAAGAAGTCCCCCTCGAACATGTTTTCACATTATTAGGCGATCCGTGTGGAGTAGCCGCTGGAGTGCATTCGTCCCCACGGTGGGGTTACTCAGCAGTTGCTGTTTGTGGTGGTCGTGTGCAACTGTGACGACCAGTCCGTTTTCCCTTGCGATGGAAAATTCCAATTCGCTTATGTAGGGGTGTGCATTTGTCTGTATGCCCGGGCGCGTGTGTGCCTCCCTGAACAGCTTAGCATAGCTCACTTCAGCTCAGTAACACGACTTCGCTAGCCGTGCGTCGAGCATTGCTCCTTCTGAAGAGATTCCCCAAAGTTTCCTAACTCTGCGGAAGAGGCACACAGATCGGGCTGAACAAATAAGCATTTCGCTTCCTCACGTTGTTAAGTAGCCATGCAGCGAGGTAGCCATTTTGTAATGCCACCATGTAGGAGGAGGTATctcttttcgttttttttttttttttttttttttcagcacaTCCTACGTAAAAAGCTATCTGAAGACGAAGAAATTTTATGAACGGGTCAGgcaatttttaccatttaaaaaaaaaaaaaaaaaattccagtAAAACGGGAATACAAAGATGAGCGTGGAAAGGCCAAACCGTTACAATCGTTGGAGGAGTGAGGCGGcaaagaggaagggaaaaactaAAAGTGTgattttacaaaaacatgGAGGAGCATATATGAGGTTGggcttctttttcttacccTCTGTACTGTGTATTATGTCGCGACGTGATGACCCCCACGGGGCAGGaggaaacataaaaaaaaaaaaggcgatcggaaaagaggagggagaattttttttttttttagaagagttttaaaaataaagaataaatactACGCACTGCGCAGAATGTGCAAAGGGaacggaagaaaaggatCCACGTTTTAATCACCAAGGTTGCGCTGCGCCAGAAGCTAATGTAGCAGTTGCGAACATCATTTTGCCCCTATGTGAGATccaaataatatatatacatacatgcaaaCGCGTGTGCTTTCACAAATCGCGCCCAACGGTGGTTCAGGCCTGACGAACCCCAGCgcgagaaaaagaaaggattcCCCCCCcattaaaaaagttttatGGGTTGATGAGTTCATTccgtatgtatgtacagaGTTAGGTGCCGCATACTCGGGCGAAACGAAGTCgcgaaaatgtgaaggggGCGCcgccagaaaataaatttcgcGTCGGTATTTTCAAAAAGAAATTCATTGTTGCACAAATGCGCATATAAAGTATTTTTTAACACGCTTATATTTATGCACTGCcattatgtatgtatttaatCTACCCTGCAAGCCAAACCCACGCAGCACTGTTTATAAGCTGTGGGCAAAGAGAACAGCGCAACGTGCACTTCAAGGCCAAGTGAGAACCATTTTGAccgaaaagagaaaaaataaaaaaaaaaactggagatgttaatatataatacctttttttatgtttgcgTCAAAGGgacgaga contains:
- a CDS encoding Ribosomal protein L7/L12; the encoded protein is MKKNALVKNVLYSARLRQNGAHATNAAISAGALSGVDLWTSKTLQTRRMMGNAPNSSFNLFDKIKDISRSNESEEGTEESDSKKRKPSKKVLKLVDEILNLTLIEAADLCDLCQEKLDGEKQFNNSVFLNRNPFPHPAGFFAAGGFSVPNLSPGMNSPFPNPVTAVPPGGTPNLGTAEKNEQAGTKKEEKKNSKSTFNVKLENFDAKNKINTIKEIRKITNVGLKEAKDMVESAPFYVQKNVPAEKAEEMKKKFEELGATIILE